The Vairimorpha necatrix chromosome 1, complete sequence genome contains a region encoding:
- a CDS encoding ricin B lectin (RBL3b) has protein sequence MIFILHTLGIFATQRQLKILTKDRAHELSIMNTNMSTDDIVLVPSSLTNTKDNIFTYDPNVGGFRTKMGRYIVMGQKDIHSKTSLKLNETMRPMDDDWKISPATDYNTISNSSSICFQVGDYDKRGSYYEIELEKCSPNAIKQQFIVIDVERAKRKGEDIHLKEITNVLKEPMFLGV, from the coding sequence atgatttttatattacacACATTAGGAATCTTTGCAACACAACggcaattaaaaattttaaccAAAGACCGAGCTCATGAATTATCAATAATGAATACTAATATGAGTACAGACGACATAGTGCTAGTTCCTTCTTCTTTGACTAATACCAAAGACAATATATTTACATATGATCCAAATGTAGGCGGGTTTAGAACTAAAATGGGCAGATATATTGTCATGGGCCAGAAAGATATTCATAGTAAAACAAGTCTGAAACTTAATGAAACTATGAGACCAATGGACGACGATTGGAAAATATCCCCGGCAACTGATTATAATAcaatttctaattcttcGAGCATATGCTTCCAAGTAGGAGACTACGATAAACGGGGAAGTTACTATGAAATTGAACTTGAAAAATGTAGCCCGAATGCCATTAAACAAcaatttattgttattgATGTTGAGAGAGCAAAACGTAAAGGAGAAGATAttcatttaaaagaaataacgAATGTACTTAAAGAGCCAATGTTTTTAGgagtttaa
- a CDS encoding ricin B lectin (RBL3c), translating into MILTLLLAQAYSFSGLLESDSKPDYFLQDAGNNSLGWISKDDSNKEANKTLLVEYDAIKKSITLNGKKICVDSTNSTVKFCDNNYVFSRWETDAEDGKFKFRTESDLCLSVGKKDKSFNSAIVTTCKAQNKNQRFQYEKDTEDRIETIKNDYDEGGVVLLKMTLKAYNDDVPVEIIVHDDKDGNKRINSTIGELKSLINTNTTAETLNHDVLVDSTKRNMKSK; encoded by the coding sequence ATGATTCTGACTTTATTGTTAGCACAAGCTTACTCTTTTTCTGGTCTACTAGAATCAGACAGTAAACCAGATTACTTCTTACAAGACGCAGGGAACAACAGTCTAGGATGGATATCAAAAGACGACAGTAATAAAGAAGCAAACAAAACACTTCTAGTTGAATACGACGCCAtcaaaaaatctataaCTCTTAAtggcaaaaaaatatgtgtCGACTCAACTAACAGTACTGTAAAATTTTGTGACAACAACTATGTTTTCAGTAGATGGGAGACTGACGCAGAAGATGGGAAATTTAAATTCAGAACTGAAAGCGACTTGTGTCTCAGTGTAGggaaaaaagacaaaagtTTTAATTCTGCAATTGTCACTACTTGTAAAGCTcagaataaaaatcaaagatTTCAATACGAAAAAGACACTGAAGATCGGATagaaacaataaaaaatgattacGATGAAGGTGGTGTAGTACTCTTGAAAATGACACTTAAAGCGTACAATGATGATGTCCCAGTGGAGATTATTGTTCATGATGATAAAGATGGAAACAAGAGGATTAATTCTACAATTGGAGAATTAAAGTCTTTGATTAACACAAACACTACAGCCGAAACTTTAAATCACGATGTATTAGTCGACTCAACTAAGAGAAACATGAAATCaaaatga
- a CDS encoding putative SP-containing protein produces MFFVYFFLFYRIVLSTSLTKTTEVIVRNLEDKCIVICKEDNYISSIFSLEKLVLRLRTDPKSLMIFNLDRKILTLMYLQFPCTIEGYNKNGKLVLNMCVENAKHLCIGFKNNPNAAFQFISESIMYYTNTLDFKLQAGNAFRSATTDNIKMALLSTPEEKTFIAKENDKYVLYQENNDNKFPRLSIDESSPNALISHGTRKRKIKFNNTKDLVITFSFSESCEEPLDD; encoded by the coding sequence ATGttctttgtttatttttttttattttatagaatCGTATTATCAACGAGTCTTACTAAAACTACAGAAGTTATTGTGCGTAATTTAGAAGATAAATGCATTGTTATATGTAAAGAAgacaattatatttctagTATATTCAGTTTAGAAAAACTAGTACTTAGATTAAGAACAGATCCCAAAAGTCTTATGATATTTAATCTTGATAGGAAGATTTTAACTCTAATGTACTTACAGTTTCCGTGCACAATTGAAggatacaataaaaatggaaaaCTCGTATTGAATATGTGCGTGGAAAACGCAAAACATTTATGCATtggatttaaaaataatccaAATGCAGCATTCCAATTTATAAGTGAAAGTATAATGTATTATACTAATACTTTGGATTTCAAGTTGCAAGCTGGAAATGCATTCCGAAGTGCAACAAcagataatataaaaatggcTTTATTAAGTACACCCGaagaaaaaacatttatcgCCAAAGAAAACGACAAGTATGTTTTATACcaagaaaataatgataataaatttcCTCGTTTATCTATTGATGAATCATCACCAAATGCTTTAATTAGTCATGGAACAcgtaaaagaaaaattaaattcaaCAATACCAAAGATTTAGTAATTACATTTAGTTTTTCGGAATCGTGCGAGGAGCCTCTGgatgattaa
- a CDS encoding putative SP-containing protein, with product MFCSLKIFFYILVVVGSLKNTKVIVDNLEDKCQVICNEENDICKDSELKKLVFELKTNKESAIVFDLDNMEISLLRLQSPSSIKGYDKNDKLILNLLIKDVKKILVILKANPNASFQISSESITICSNVLEDSRQKKYFTRSRGTSYPNKQLLYFSKSDDKTIITKENEKYVLIPSNHDNTHPCWFLNEENLDFNAAICSRKKKVEFPTNKDLWIGISFIESFGDFVRTFNEH from the coding sequence ATGTTTTGTTctttaaagatttttttctatatattGGTCGTTGTTGGGTctcttaaaaatacaaaagtGATTGTTGATAATTTAGAAGATAAATGTCAGGTTATATGTAATGAGGAGAATGATATTTGTAAGGACTccgaattaaaaaaactagtGTTTGAATTGAAAACAAATAAGGAAAGTGCAATAGTATTCGATTTGGATAATATGGAAATAAGTCTACTTCGCCTACAATCCCCCTCTAGCATCAAAGGATATGACAAAAATGATAAGCTCATACTAAATCTTCTTATAAaagatgtaaaaaaaatattggtTATTTTAAAGGCAAATCCAAATGCTTCATTCCAGATTTCAAGTGAAAGTATAACAATTTGTTCGAATGTTCTAGAAGATTCGcggcaaaaaaaatatttcacaCGGTCGCGCGGAACTTCATATCCAAATAAACAGCTACTATACTTTAGTAAATCAGACGataaaacaattataactaaagaaaatgaaaaatatgtcTTAATCCCCTCAAACCATGATAATACACATCCTTGTTGGTTTTTAAACGAAGAAAACCTAGATTTTAATGCGGCCATTTGctcaagaaaaaagaaggTTGAATTTCCAACCAACAAAGATTTATGGATAggtatttcttttattgaATCATTCGGCGATTTTGTAAGGACTTTTAATGAAcattaa
- a CDS encoding putative SP-containing protein: MLFFYFSTLLRILLAESETYTAVLTIENLQENCAISSELDNTTFSINKFYKLVLKFRIDDKSDIHINVDDEYVKISELKGSCSIEGYDYNGKLLSLLRLFEKKDLVIIFKGSPKASFRFRCQKRLRCLSSLDGKSGRINVLGTNAFSDDFFSKIFFDQKPNSITTINRQNNNYVLTNNYYENPKKCFNNEEEFSTNQNVQIVKTKQIEFTTDKDLRISFLNCEDYEQKSDV; encoded by the coding sequence atgttatttttttacttctcAACACTATTAAGAATATTGTTAGCTGAAAGTGAAACATATACAGCTGTCTTAACCATAGAAAATTTGCAAGAAAATTGTGCTATATCTTCTGAATTGGATAATACTACATTTagtataaacaaattttataaattagtattaaaatttagGATTGATGATAAAAGTGATATACATATAAATGTTGATGATGAATATGTCAAAATTAGTGAGTTAAAAGGTTCATGTTCAATTGAAGGTTACGATTACAATGGAAAACTGCTAAGTTTACTTCGATTATTTGAGAAAAAAGATTTAgtgattatttttaaaggcAGCCCAAAAGCCTCATTTCGATTCAGATGTCAGAAACGACTAAGGTGCCTTTCTTCCTTGGATGGTAAATCTGGTAGAATAAATGTGTTAGGAACTAATGCTTTTAGTgacgattttttttctaaaattttttttgaccAGAAGCCTAACTCTATAACAACGATCAATagacaaaataataattatgtGCTGactaataattattatgaAAACCCGAAgaaatgttttaataatgaaGAAGAATTTTCGACTAACCAAAATGTTCAAATTGTTAAAACCAAACAAATCGAATTTACAACAGACAAGGATTTAAGAATATCTTTCTTAAATTGCGAAGATTATGAACAAAAAAGCgatgtataa
- a CDS encoding putative SP-containing protein — protein MFISSLFIISKLVLAASPTKNTEVIVDNLEDKCTVIYKKNFKISNEYKLKKLVLKLKNNNRTFMMLNLDEMKLTFFHLQSPFNIEGYNKNGELVLDTSIEDAEDVGIDLEANKKASFRFSSENITYCTNTLDFKDQEKNDNSEHRNLNINRKMFYLNSPEEKTFITKENDDVFIIPGNHGSDLPFFFIEELSSGQAVNFKTSKKKTKFSSKDLIISFRFIESFDDPIL, from the coding sequence ATGTTTATTTCgagtttatttataatttctaaactTGTGCTAGCTGCTAGCCCGACTAAAAACACGGAGGTGATTGTTGATAATTTGGAAGATAAGTGTACTGTAATCTATAAgaagaattttaaaattagtaACGAGTATAAGTTGAAGAAACTAGTactgaaattaaaaaacaataatcgAACTTTTATGATGTTAAACCTCGATGAGATGAAGTTAACTTTTTTCCACTTACAGTCTccttttaatattgaaggatataataaaaatggaGAGTTGGTATTAGATACTTCGATAGAGGACGCAGAAGACGTTGGAATTGATTTAGAAGCAAATAAAAAGGCCTCATTTCGATTTTCAAGCGAAAATATAACGTATTGTACGAATActttagattttaaagaccaagaaaaaaatgataattcAGAACATCGaaatttgaatattaatagaaaaatgttttatttaaattccCCCGAAGAAAAAACGTTTATCacaaaagaaaatgatgatgtttttataattccCGGAAACCATGGATCTGATttgccatttttttttatcgaAGAGTTATCTTCAGGACAAGCagttaattttaaaacaagtaaaaagaaaactaAATTCTCGTCAAAAGATCTAATAATATCTTTTCGATTTATAGAATCATTTGATGATCCTATATTATAG
- a CDS encoding putative SP-containing protein, with amino-acid sequence MLYFYISTLFKILLAESKTYTAFLTIDNLEYNCIVSSEFDDTTFSINKFSKLVLNFMIDDKSGVYINLDDKFVKIRDIKYTCSIDGYDFNGKLLSSLRLFDKKELIIIFQGSHNASFEYHCTNQISCLSSLNCKFGKMNLMGNDNFNFDYIITNLFFEQSPRSITSIFRQNGNYILTNSNCKSTNKCFYRDHRYSMHKNLRMFKTNIIKFTTTKNLKISFLNVDNHE; translated from the coding sequence atgttatatttttacatctCAACTCTATTCAAAATATTGTTAGCTGAAAGTAAAACATACACTGCTTTCTTAACCATAGACAATTTAGAATATAATTGTATTGTTTCTTCGGAATTTGATGATACTACATTTagtataaacaaatttagcAAATTAgtattgaattttatgatTGATGATAAAAGCGGTGTATATATAAATCTTGATGACAAATTTGTTAAGATTAGAGacataaaatatacatGTTCGATTGATGGATATGATTTTAATGGGAAGTTGTTGAGTTCACTACGActatttgataaaaaagaacttataattatttttcaaggTAGCCACAATGCTTCATTTGAATATCATTGTACAAATCAAATTAGTTGCCTTTCTTCATTGAATTGCAAGTTTGGCAAAATGAATTTGATGGGAAATgacaattttaattttgactatataattacaaatcttttttttgagcAGAGCCCACGTTCAATAACATCAATTTTCCGACAAAATGGTAATTATATCTTAACTAATAGCAATTGTAAAAGTACTAATAAGTGTTTTTACAGAGACCATAGATATTCGATGCATAAAAATCTACGAATGTTTAAAACaaacataataaaatttacaacaactaaaaatttgaaaatatcgTTCTTAAATGTTGACAATCATGAGTAA
- a CDS encoding paired amphipathic helix protein SIN3B (SIN3B) — MSNLDNNNQDNDKWSEQGSKRYNEDDKEQFTEYSDSSSVSNQHFAQQITHSARPVEHTASREGYQQPRPPVPEDAEVCDAMVFLNKIKEEYADDMVTYDNFLETMRDYKFGKIDADEVCKGVKILFKDKPHLISIFNEYLPSHLKFHSDNRNAENIQRNFDMRPPHFQHPHFRRPLYNAKMLPENMKPNGNMRPMMPKMGPPPHLQPPHMNGLLNGMIPPFVPHPNPMRMPPANKIHPGYYPHIQQKPEEETTKKKQANEFIQRVKRRYSNQSSVYKSFVDILQKNSMETNAATIRSEISTLLWEHPDLIEDFERDFIPADKIKQEERSSALKDLAKEMEERGVSEDFLRCLNYYNQNFVTKKELLLLVTPLVKDENIVEQFKRFINFQEKEPTPGKNLEKCKKIGSYRILNQEIQNQNQDAISREVLNTTCVSMPTFESEDANFVFLKRNMYEDCVFRVEDDRSEATLVVERLDFFINVLEIVYSNLQEGELSIKDLGMSPGIIKEVLKNIYEDSAPEILEGILNNPKTAIPVVIKRLYSINKSFREKLRQKNKVWNEQVERAHYKALDSLGQFYKNQEKFNFSLKNLTQEADEGFSIDYSDLNLIENISKIFKIFIRVSQTDKKQASIPNLYPTVDAIFDMLHENISFVGNFNIFCIFRFIFYAYDKLKEIKDLNFKPIVSSKTAVGMNIVAEYDVDDRFEELINLIKSYSEKSIDHVDYEETVRILTDCKGYKIYNLKKVFLKIEKSILTVMEDEFSLNCFLNRNTVVDEINSMQISFENNIFSAKNIIFKNESEENVDIDEEEKVDSDEEEHVKRSRIL; from the coding sequence ATGTCAAATTTGGATAATAATAACCAGGACAATGACAAGTGGTCAGAACAAGGATCTAAAAGATACAATGAGGATGACAAAGAACAGTTCACAGAATACAGTGATAGTTCTAGTGTTAGCAATCAGCACTTTGCACAACAGATCACTCATAGCGCCAGACCAGTGGAACACACTGCAAGCAGGGAAGGGTACCAGCAGCCTAGGCCGCCAGTCCCCGAAGATGCCGAAGTCTGTGACGCTATggtgtttttaaataaaatcaaggAAGAATACGCGGATGATATGGTGACTTATGATAATTTCTTAGAGACAATGCGAGATTATAAATTCGGGAAAATTGACGCGGACGAAGTCTGTAAAGGAGTAAAGATATTATTCAAAGACAAGCCTCATCttatttctattttcaaTGAATATTTGCCATCTCATTTGAAATTTCACTCAGACAATAGAAATGCGGAAAATATACAGAGAAATTTCGACATGAGACCTCCTCATTTTCAGCATCCTCATTTCAGAAGGCCTTTGTACAATGCGAAAATGCTCCCTGAAAACATGAAACCAAATGGGAACATGAGACCAATGATGCCAAAAATGGGACCTCCTCCACATTTACAGCCTCCTCATATGAATGGATTATTAAATGGCATGATTCCTCCCTTTGTACCCCACCCTAATCCAATGAGAATGCCACCTGCAAACAAAATCCACCCAGGATATTATCCTCATATACAACAAAAACCTGAAGAAGAGACTACGAAGAAGAAGCAAGCCAATGAATTTATACAGCGGgtaaaaagaagatattcAAATCAATCAAGCGTGTATAAATCATTTGTGGacattttacaaaaaaactCAATGGAGACGAATGCCGCGACTATTCGATCAGAAATTTCGACTTTGTTGTGGGAACATCCCGATTTAATTGAAGATTTTGAGAGAGATTTCATCCCAGCGGACAAAATCAAGCAGGAAGAAAGATCGTCAGCACTGAAAGATCTTGCTAAAGAAATGGAGGAAAGGGGCGTATCTGAAGATTTTCTAAGATGTCTGAATTATTACAATCAGAATTTTGTAACAAAAAAGGAATTGCTTTTGCTAGTGACGCCCCTTGTCAAAGACGAGAACATCGTCgaacaatttaaaagatttataaattttcaagaAAAAGAACCCACTCCTGGAAAAAATCTGGAAAAATGTAAGAAAATTGGATCTTACagaattttaaatcaaGAAATTCAGAATCAAAATCAAGATGCGATCTCAAGGGAAGTTTTAAATACGACTTGTGTGTCTATGCCGACTTTTGAATCAGAAGATGCAAATTtcgtatttttaaaaaggaaCATGTACGAAGATTGTGTGTTTAGAGTTGAAGACGATCGATCAGAGGCGACACTAGTCGTAGAAAGACTagatttctttataaatgtcTTAGAAATTGTATATTCTAATCTACAAGAGGGAGAATTGTCTATTAAAGACTTAGGAATGTCACCAggaattataaaagaagtaCTCAAGAATATTTACGAAGATTCGGCCCCAGAAATATTAGAAGGTATTCTCAATAATCCAAAGACTGCTATCCCAGTggtaataaaaagattatattcaattaataaaagtttCAGGGAGAAATTAaggcaaaaaaataaagtttggAATGAACAAGTCGAAAGGGCGCATTACAAAGCACTGGACTCCCTCGGTcagttttataaaaaccaagaaaaattcaattttagCCTGAAGAATTTAACCCAAGAAGCAGATGAAGGATTTTCTATTGATTACTCAGATTTAAATCTAATCGAAAATATcagtaaaattttcaagATATTCATAAGAGTAAGCCAAACTGATAAAAAGCAGGCCTCAATTCCAAATCTTTATCCTACTGTTGATGCTATTTTTGATATGTTACATGAAAACATCTCTTTTGTTGGGaatttcaatatattttgtattttcagattcattttttacGCATACGATAAACTTAAAGAAATCAAAGatctaaattttaaaccAATTGTATCTTCTAAAACAGCTGTAGGCATGAACATTGTAGCAGAATATGACGTGGATGATCGTTTTGAGGaacttataaatttgatcaAATCTTATTCTGAGAAATCTATTGATCATGTTGATTATGAGGAAACTGTCAGAATTCTTACAGATTGCAAAGGATACAAGATTTAcaacttaaaaaaagtttttcttaaaatagAGAAATCAATATTAACAGTCATGGAAGATGAATTCTctttaaattgttttttaaatagaaATACAGTCGTCGatgaaataaattctatGCAAATAagttttgaaaataatatttttagtgctaaaaatatcatttttaaaaatgagtCAGAAGAAAATGTTGATATTGACGAAGAAGAGAAGGTTGATAGTGACGAAGAAGAACATGTTAAACGGAGTAGaatcttataa
- a CDS encoding 60S ribosomal protein L12-like → MNKGGDSGDVKFLKIQVIGGELPGPVLAQRAGSWGIPIKKVGEDIKAATAEYKSLKVMVSVTVAGGKASIEVLPNTSTLIIKALREPPRDRKKVKNIKHDGDLKLSDVIEIAKKIRSKSFSKKLSGTVKEVLGTCYSVGCTVEGKTPKEITASIFSGDIRIPDE, encoded by the coding sequence ATGAATAAAGGCGGAGATTCTGGAGATGTAAAATTTCTCAAGATCCAAGTTATAGGCGGAGAGCTTCCTGGCCCAGTATTGGCCCAAAGAGCAGGTTCATGGGGCATACCAATTAAGAAAGTTGGTGAAGATATTAAAGCAGCCACTGCTGAATATAAAAGTCTTAAAGTTATGGTATCAGTTACAGTAGCAGGAGGAAAGGCTTCTATTGAAGTTTTACCAAATACTTCTACTTTGATTATTAAAGCGCTTAGAGAGCCACCAAGAGATAGAAAGAAAGTTAAGAATATTAAACATGATggagatttaaaattaagtgATGTGATTGAAATAGCAAAGAAAATTAGAAGTAAATCTTTTAGTAAGAAATTGTCTGGGACTGTCAAAGAAGTACTTGGGACTTGTTATTCTGTAGGGTGTACTGTTGAAGGAAAAACACCCAAAGAAATCACTgcttcaattttttctgGAGACATTAGAATTCCAgatgaataa
- a CDS encoding putative SP-containing protein, whose translation MFILVFIYGRIIFCTNLAKYSHILIENINYDCLNPDYSLDQVKVGYLNLKFDLNKNTGIYYKLSNKAIIINNFESSCLIEGYDKKENELLSSDTMPRDERSFVCEFSRNKDVSLTFSFEYEMPCVIRSFNSTEVKIYSLENDNKAMSRKNTLSIAFSVSPNTKICLSKVNGLYVLTTEDPNIILKCLSDFKDNIRQDACRLVMTRKIEFPIDSDVVIGFGAINFDNILLETFN comes from the coding sequence atgtttattcttgtatttatttatggTAGGATCATATTCTGTACGAATTTAGCGAAATATAGTCATATATtgattgaaaatataaattatgatTGTTTAAATCCTGACTATTCTTTAGATCAAGTAAAGGTTGGATATctcaatttaaaatttgacttaaataaaaataccggaatatattataagCTCAGCAACAAAGctataattataaacaacTTTGAGTCTTCATGTTTAATTGAAGgttatgataaaaaagagaacGAGCTATTGTCTTCAGATACTATGCCTAGAGATGAACGCTCCTTTGTGTGCGAATTTAGTCGGAACAAAGACGTGTCTTTgacattttcttttgagTACGAAATGCCTTGTGTTATTCGATCATTTAATTCAACAGAAGTAAAGATTTATTCTTTAGAAAATGACAATAAGGCGATGAGCAGAAAAAATACCCTGTCAATAGCCTTTTCTGTTTCTCCAAATACCAAGATATGCTTATCTAAAGTGAATGGTTTGTATGTTTTAACTACAGAAGATCCCAAcatcattttaaaatgtttatctGATTTTAAAGACAATATCAGACAAGATGCATGTCGTTTAGTTATGACCagaaaaattgaatttcCAATTGATTCTGATGTAGTTATTGGGTTTGGTGCCATAAATTTTGACAATATATTATTGGaaacatttaattaa
- a CDS encoding retrotransposon protein: protein MDAISEKIIESVRKEMQEKDLVMRNQVQELRRNRNCFNCGKFGHMARNCYVGRNNNQENNKKINSYLKLDKSQSCSSSDDNKGYKPSGKTKRITESGISLEDLKAKYKEFFKQGDEVISYCTYEKCKIDTPEENRKIFRRSSSEWRNPIRAILKPSGEVRVVSKFIGLNDSVEKAPTMNKIFEDLRGNGVEVYMDDIVIHANNKRKHNILVLEVLERIRRNKMKFNSVKIQFRQAEVKLLGVKLNGTDMTADEIKKNEALEYPDKNFDGIEEIFRIDWMKNGNSYKLTEEMKNVLRNVGRLRLPDYNKEFILRTDASNLRLGALLLQKNENGE from the exons ATGGATGCTATAAGTGAGAAGATTATAGAAAGCGTGAGAAAAGAAATGCAAGAGAAAGATTTAGTTATGAGGAATCAAGTACAAGAATTAAGAAGAAATAgaaattgttttaattgtGGGAAATTCGGCCATATGGCTAGGAACTGCTATGTAGGAAGGAACAATAATCaggaaaataataaaaagattaattCGTATTTAAAGTTAGACAAAAGTCAAAGTTGTAGTAGCAGTGATGATAATAAAGGATATAAACCAAGTGGAAAGACAAAACGA ATTACTGAATCGGGAATTTCGTTAGAAGATCTCAAAGcgaaatataaagaattttttaaacaaggAGATGAGGTTATAAGTTATTGTACATATGAGAAGTGTAAGATAGATACTCCAGAGG AAAATAGAAAGATTTTTAGAAGATCGTCATCGGAATGGCGAAACCCAATAAGAGCGATACTTAAACCAAGTGGTGAAGTAAGGGTTGTTAGTAAATTTATAGGGTTGAATGATTCAGTCGAGAAAGCCC CAACGATGAATAAGATTTTTGAGGATTTGCGAGGAAATGGTGTTGAGGTATACATGGACGATATAGTAATACATGCCAACAATAAACGTAAACACAATATACTAGTTTTAGAGGTTTTAGAAAGAATTAGGcgaaataaaatgaaatttaatagTGTGAAAATACAGTTTAGACAAGCGGAAGTAAAACTATTAGGTGTGAAGCTGAATGGAACAGACATGACGGCCGacgaaataaagaaaaatgaagCCTTGGAGTATCCAGACAAAAACTTTGACGGAATTGAGGAGATTTTTAGGATTGACTGGATG AAAAATGGCAATTCGTACAAATTAACGGAAGAGATGAAAAATGTGTTAAGAAATGTGGGAAGACTAAGATTGCCGGACTATAATAAGGAGTTCATACTAAGAACAGACGCTAGCAATTTGAGATTGGGTGCGTTGTTACTTCAGAAGAATGAGAATGGAGAATAA